DNA sequence from the Cucumis melo cultivar AY chromosome 6, USDA_Cmelo_AY_1.0, whole genome shotgun sequence genome:
TATATGTGTAACCATTGTATTTGGTGTTCAAAGTGTTGTTTTGTGTTGAAATTAGAGTGAGTTTATAATTAATATTGTGATAGGATTAAGCTTTGtaagtgtttaattttgttcTAAATCATTGAGATATTTGGCGGCTTTGAACAAATTAGTTTAGAAAATAAACTCTCGTTAAGATAACACTTTCGACAAGATtagataataatatatttttttgtgtttttaatCAAGAATCACATTCAATTTGTAGGACTACATTGAAATGACAAAACTACATCTACATTGTCAATTATTTTGTACGGATGATCCATCTAAAACAGTGTTTTAGTTCTCTAACCCACAATTATCAAGTTAATATTTAATGGCATCTTGCTTATGTCACATCTGTCTAAAATAATGTTTTAGTTTCATAATCAACGATTAtcgatttaattttttataacatAACATTTTGCTTAtgtcacattttttttaaacactAGCCCTCGCGAGTGCGAACATCCCCTAATCCGAAACTTAACTAGTACAAACTTTTGGTACTTATGATTATGAGTATCCATTCAACTTGATATTTGCAATATCACCCGAGCATGATTTCAATGAATTTACCTTGATGCGAATATTGGAATTTccctattttgtcaattttggtattttttaacattgctctattttatattaaaaaatataatattaaattccataaaatctaaaaattaaaatataaactacAAGTTTAACCacaaataaacaataaaaataatacaatatttataactatatcaatttaaatcttggactttgttttatcaatttaaaccctaaAACTTTTCACAGATCAATTTAAACCCCAAACTTTCAtcaatatattaatttaaacaatcaatttttataattgtattcaaataaaatttaacgAATAATTCAAATTCATACTACTCGAGAGGTTTTAACTGATACACTTATAAAAGTTTAGAATATAGTTGGATACAATTATAAGTTTGAATTTAAATCAATACTACTGTCAAAGTTCTATGGttgaaattaatatatttattaggCTAAGGTCTATAATGATATTACTCTTAGCTTTagacatttttctaaaattaaagaGAGAGGGAGATGGGGGCATTAGTGCTATTTTGATAATTGCATGGGTGAATTATTGAGATTTCCAAATTTCCCATAACTTTTGCAATTTATATTTCTCACCCAACCAAATCCCCAAAGTAATCGTCTCTCCACTTCTTCCTCCGTTTCAGAGGTGAAGCAGAGCAGTGGCGTAAATCCATGGAGCTTCTTTCACGCTGTTCAACTCTTATTCCTCAAGCCTCCTCTCTCGGCCTTCCCAATTCTCATGGAAAACCATCTAATTTCTTCCCCAAGCTCAAATCCACTCTTTCTTTTCCTTCGGCGTCATCAGTACTCAAAACAACCGCTCTTAAACCCTCCAGAACCCTACCTCCGCCGTGCTCCGTTATGACGGCTCCTCAGACTCCGGATGCCTCCCGGAGAGGCGCTGAAACTGACGCCATGGGATTGCTTCTCAGGGAGAGGATCGTCTTCTTGGGGAACAGCATTGATGACTTTGTAGCTGATGCTATTATCAGTCAGCTCTTGCTCCTGGATGCTCAGGACTCTACTAAAGATATCAGACTCTTCATTAATTCCGCTGGCGGCTCTCTCAGGTATTCATGAGCTGATTTTTTGTGCATAACGCAGTAGATATGGAATATGTGATTTGGGGTTAGTTTTGTTCTTCCCAGACGATTTAGGTAACTTGAATTCTATGAATATGCGGTTTTTGCCTATTTTTTTCGAGAGTTTTCTTCACTTGCATCACAAACAGTTAGCCTACTAATTGGTGCATTCATTCCTGTGACAATTCTGGTTCTAGAGTTGACATTAATAAAACAACCAGCTATAAGAATGGTTAACCTTTATTGAATAGATGGAAAACAATCAGGTGAATCTTATTACAGATGCATTttgtttgaagtttgaaacCTTTGGCTTGTATCCACTTGAAAATCTTCAAATCTCCAGCTGAATAATATAGAAGGCAAATTGGACGAACCCTTTTTATCTTCGGTTTTGGGAGGAAAAGACTTAGTTCTTCATTTGGACTATGGCTTACAAGAGGCTAAACACTTGTTGGATTAAAAAGAAGAACCCTTCTATGGCTTTATCTCCTCCTGTTTGATCGTCTAATCTAATGAAGAAATGCTCGACCATCATTTATTTTATTGGCAATATGTTGCACAGAAGATTCACTTGccattttatttgttttggGCTGGAAACAATTCTACTGATTAAATGAGATGATACATAAAGGTAAACTCATTCAAAAAATTTATCCAGTTGGATATAAAAGAATTTAAGCTGTATATATTAGAAGTATCCATACTTCAAGTAGGAAGCTTtatcttttttgaaaaattcttgAGTCCTTTTCATTCTAAATCTTCCAAATACCTGCCTTCAACCAACGGGTATTCTATGTGACCTTAACGGATGATCTATCAGCTGCAAATTTAGCCAATAAAAAATCCCATTTTCCATAAGGACCAATCTCCCAAGTCAGTACTCCTTCGGGAAAGGGCTAACTCGGTAACTCCTCCTTCTGTGTGAGTAAGCATGTTGACCAAATCAAAGTTCTTTTGAACAATTAAACATCCGGGCCTTCTTGTTTATTCCCTATGAGATTCTCAGTGGCAGCCGCAGGTGATAAAGCGTAGAGGTGGTGGAAGTTGAAGATACCAAAGGTTCCCTAATGGTAGTAATGCATCTATCACCATCTCTCCCTTTTCATTTGTGGTATAGTTTGAATAACTTGATGAGGGTTGTGAAAAAGAACTGAATTCAGAATGTATGTTGTCAAAATGTCTACATATTATTATCTATTTGTTCCAAGTTTTACTTTGCATTTTTTAACACTTGGTCCTCATAGTATAAACTTATCGTGAAATCATGTGATCTATATATGTAGTATGCAACCAATCTAATTTTATGCATTAGAATCAGAGCTGACTATTTCTTTTCTGACTTCAAAGTAGAACGTGCTTGTGTCTACGGCTAGAGATGAGTGTATTCGTCGAATCTACTTTACTACATGAATAAGGAGATTAGCCAAGTGTGAGAACATATACATATCTTCCCtgattgttaatttttttatgttttattgttGTCTCCATGGAACATTCTAGAGTAGTTTAATTTAGATTTCTGTGCTTTGTGGATGACTTTTTGATTATCTTCTCTTTGCATCTTTGATGTGCAGCCACTTTCTTTTCTAATGGTAAATCTATCATTCACTACCAAACCATCATTGTTCTAAATGTATACTGATATGTAACTTAAGGATGCCCGTAAGACTTGAGAGGTGTCAGCTGAAGAAATTATGTGTTTTGCGTAACTCCATTTTTTATAGAAAATGTTATGTTTTTCAGTTCCACAACCACTTATTCTCGTTTTGATAAGGAAGACACCTTCCAACTTTCTCGTATCCCAAACCCAGTTTTCCAATTGTCTATCAAACAGATACCTTCTCAGCCTATTGCCCCTCAAGTTTGTGTGTGTCAAGCAATCACTTACAATTTCTCCTTTTGTACTAGCAATGGAGTAGATATTGTGAAATACCTAACTCAAAGATGGAATTAAACCGGCTATCTTCCTAGATTCTAAGCTAATTTCCCATTTTGTAAAGAAAACCCTGTTCCGACGAACCCATACATCTAAAGCTAAATCGGGCCAAGGGAAAAACACAGATTTGCTGACatagttttatttgttttttgagTACCAGAACTTAATGTCCATTAGTTTTGAGATGGAACCTCATATTATCAAACAATAAGATCTTTTGGTCTTTCTATAACAGGTGAGACTCTATTAATTCTTGAGTACCAGAAcattaaattttagaaatggGAGTGCCATATTCACGAGTTGTGAATATATGAGTTCTCTTGTTATTTGAAGCCTGAAATATCAATTACTAGGCTTTTTAAATAAATGAATGAATATATTTTGTCTTTCCCTCTCGGTCTAGAGAATTTATGTTAAGAGGACATTCAGCTTTCAATCAGTGGTACCTAATCTCATCTAGTTTTGCATCATGTTCTTCGTCTCTTTGAAAGTTGATAGTCTTCTCAGTTaatatttggtgttttgttgtAGGACATGAACCTTGATTGACTTCCTTCTATTAATGTTGTTTTTGTTAGTGCTACCATGGCTATCTACGATGTCGTACAGCTTGTGAGGGCCGATGTCTCCACTATTGCACTAGGCATTGCAGCCTCAACAGCTTC
Encoded proteins:
- the LOC103490719 gene encoding ATP-dependent Clp protease proteolytic subunit 4, chloroplastic; translated protein: MELLSRCSTLIPQASSLGLPNSHGKPSNFFPKLKSTLSFPSASSVLKTTALKPSRTLPPPCSVMTAPQTPDASRRGAETDAMGLLLRERIVFLGNSIDDFVADAIISQLLLLDAQDSTKDIRLFINSAGGSLSATMAIYDVVQLVRADVSTIALGIAASTASIILGGGTKGKRLAMPNARIMVHQPLGGASGQAIDVEIQAREIMHNKNNVTRIISEFTGHPFEKVQKDIDRDRYMSPIEAVEYGLIDGVIDRDSIIPLVPVPERVKATLNYEEMSKDPRKFLTPDVPDDEIY